A stretch of Bacteroidota bacterium DNA encodes these proteins:
- a CDS encoding class I SAM-dependent methyltransferase encodes MMPSEEEIQKLLPFTAHRIQIKNGIWTIPEGGDDPYSALSTRVVIERAGRSLAGKRILDLGCLEGGYSAAFSQMGAKEVVGIEVRKANINRCLLVKQCLGLENLHFHQEDVRNVSSDRFGKFNIVFAAGILYHLDDPYTFLKNISEMTLDFALIDTHIANKTSFGHGCSSVLVEKTFESQKFIGREAREYPKGMKNAELEKHVWTSWGNPTSFWLTEESLVKMLGEVGFGYISKVYVPQGYRCGDNCKEECRVIIVAKKDFGIKS; translated from the coding sequence ATGATGCCCAGCGAGGAAGAAATTCAGAAACTACTACCGTTTACAGCACATCGAATCCAGATCAAAAATGGAATATGGACAATTCCAGAAGGTGGAGATGATCCGTATTCTGCTCTTTCAACTCGTGTAGTTATTGAGAGAGCGGGCAGGAGCTTGGCTGGGAAGAGAATATTAGATTTAGGTTGCCTTGAAGGAGGATATTCGGCTGCTTTTTCTCAAATGGGTGCCAAAGAGGTTGTAGGTATTGAAGTGCGCAAAGCGAATATCAATCGGTGCTTATTAGTTAAGCAATGCTTAGGACTTGAGAATTTGCATTTTCATCAAGAGGATGTTCGAAATGTTAGTAGCGATCGGTTTGGAAAATTTAATATTGTTTTCGCTGCCGGTATTCTCTATCATTTAGACGATCCATATACTTTTCTTAAAAATATTTCTGAAATGACACTTGATTTTGCTCTTATCGATACGCACATTGCTAACAAAACCAGCTTTGGACACGGATGTTCGTCCGTGCTCGTTGAAAAAACATTTGAATCTCAAAAATTCATTGGTAGAGAAGCAAGAGAGTATCCAAAAGGAATGAAAAATGCCGAGCTTGAAAAACATGTATGGACATCCTGGGGCAACCCTACTTCCTTTTGGCTTACGGAGGAGTCTTTAGTTAAGATGCTAGGAGAAGTTGGTTTTGGTTATATCTCTAAGGTTTATGTTCCACAAGGATATAGATGTGGAGACAACTGTAAAGAAGAATGTAGAGTGATCATCGTGGCAAAAAAAGATTTTGGAATTAAATCTTGA
- a CDS encoding glycosyltransferase has protein sequence MMNTKVSIIIPCYNYGRYLTEAVESVVQQTFQDFEIIIVNDGSTDETQNVAESLIKKYQSHRIFLINQTNSGKPAISRNKGIAASKGQYILCLDADDKIASTMIEECLKVLENDPTFSIAYTDRLDFDGVGEIVQAGDYNFDKLKYENHISYCAMYRREVWEQVGGYRPNVIGCDDWDFWVATGAKGYNGYHISKPLFKYRRHDTGRFQNSKRYMEFIKAQIILNNSEVYSQKEIEDAKNLLLQANQNRNAIQERGAKPDPKVSVIVPTYNRPETLSVALKSVLNQTYQDYEIIVINDGGSDVRSLIDDLNKEKNISYLNHATNRGLPAARNSGIKVARGKYIAYLDDDDIFYPEHLKTLVDFLETTDNKIAYTDSNRAIYKTVRGRTVFLLKEVFPSPDFDNNRILVENFIPVICVMHEKSCLDDAGNFDETLTSHEDWELWIKMSKKYSFGHIPNITCEFSWIEDDVRESHRRSEFLSTLLTIYDRYNDEAIKNPGILRAREDKLTQSLRWAYDHIKGLEIEKRGVQEEIEQARFTAQTLNAKLAAIQDNLSWRLLNRYVFSFWDKWIIPFGSKRRAVLERFFRKKVKSASTVIHSAPTYVTNDPFQSQSDKKKNRIIKKSRKTSEKNKFILYTHTQGNYFFTEIRDLIAAGIRELDYQTDIKNENEWLCEDDAWHIVVAPHEFFYLGDRANSENEILPGKLILVNTEQPSTNWFSLAEDYFPTARFIWDINYDSASRISKQDLQCKFLPLGFVDGCYLFQEVKHLPENYTTCFLKKEVKNNSFFNQSFIKRPIDISFVGALTPRRDEFFAKAASVISNYHSYIHFSDGLAAPVVPGLTTHMNTEIVLGLMQRSKIMLNIHHGADKYFEWHRIVLLGIAQKTLVISEPSLSSPIFLPGIHYVESKLKDIPEKIKYYLSTPSGIKEAEEIIERGYKKFTEECRLTTFLQPLVHRLYITKPQ, from the coding sequence CCGTGTTACAATTATGGACGATACTTGACTGAAGCAGTCGAGAGTGTCGTTCAGCAAACATTTCAGGATTTCGAGATAATAATAGTAAACGATGGAAGTACCGATGAAACCCAAAATGTTGCCGAATCGCTTATCAAGAAATACCAGAGCCACCGGATTTTCCTTATTAACCAGACAAATTCTGGTAAGCCGGCAATTTCGCGGAACAAAGGTATTGCCGCTTCAAAAGGTCAGTACATTTTATGTTTGGATGCTGATGATAAAATAGCCTCGACAATGATCGAAGAGTGTTTAAAAGTTCTTGAAAACGATCCAACATTCTCCATTGCTTATACTGATCGATTGGATTTTGATGGGGTCGGAGAGATCGTTCAGGCAGGCGATTACAATTTCGATAAACTGAAATATGAAAACCACATTTCGTATTGTGCAATGTATCGGCGTGAAGTGTGGGAACAGGTCGGTGGATATCGTCCGAATGTTATCGGGTGTGATGATTGGGATTTTTGGGTTGCTACGGGAGCGAAAGGATATAACGGTTACCACATTTCCAAACCTCTTTTTAAATACCGTCGCCATGATACAGGCCGATTCCAAAATTCAAAGAGATATATGGAATTTATTAAGGCACAAATTATTTTGAATAACTCCGAAGTATATTCACAAAAAGAAATCGAGGATGCAAAAAATCTTTTATTACAAGCGAATCAGAATCGAAACGCCATTCAAGAACGCGGCGCTAAACCCGATCCAAAAGTATCTGTAATAGTTCCCACATACAATAGACCAGAAACCCTATCCGTAGCGTTGAAGAGTGTTCTCAATCAGACTTATCAGGATTATGAAATAATTGTTATCAATGATGGCGGTAGTGATGTTAGAAGTCTCATAGACGATTTAAATAAAGAGAAGAACATCAGTTATTTGAATCATGCGACTAATCGGGGATTACCCGCAGCGAGAAATTCGGGGATAAAAGTTGCCCGGGGAAAATATATTGCTTATTTAGATGACGACGATATTTTCTATCCCGAACATTTAAAAACATTAGTCGATTTCTTAGAGACTACTGATAATAAAATTGCATACACGGATTCTAATCGCGCAATATATAAAACCGTTAGAGGGCGGACTGTTTTTCTGCTTAAAGAAGTATTTCCTTCACCTGATTTTGATAATAACCGAATTCTTGTTGAAAACTTTATCCCTGTCATCTGTGTTATGCACGAAAAAAGCTGCTTAGACGATGCGGGAAATTTTGATGAAACGCTTACATCGCACGAAGATTGGGAGCTTTGGATTAAGATGTCGAAAAAATATTCTTTCGGACACATACCTAATATTACTTGTGAATTTAGCTGGATAGAGGACGATGTTCGCGAAAGCCACAGACGGTCTGAATTTCTATCGACTCTACTGACCATCTACGACAGGTATAATGATGAAGCAATAAAAAATCCCGGAATTCTCCGAGCAAGAGAGGATAAGCTAACGCAATCACTACGGTGGGCTTACGACCATATTAAAGGACTCGAAATTGAGAAGCGCGGTGTTCAAGAAGAAATTGAACAGGCAAGGTTTACAGCGCAAACATTAAACGCTAAATTAGCGGCCATTCAGGATAATTTATCGTGGAGACTTTTAAACCGCTATGTTTTTAGTTTCTGGGATAAATGGATTATTCCGTTTGGAAGCAAGAGACGAGCAGTATTAGAACGCTTCTTTAGGAAAAAGGTGAAGTCTGCTAGCACTGTAATTCATTCCGCACCTACATACGTAACTAATGATCCATTTCAGAGTCAAAGCGATAAGAAAAAAAATAGAATTATTAAGAAGTCTCGGAAAACATCAGAGAAAAATAAATTCATACTCTATACACACACTCAAGGCAACTATTTTTTTACTGAAATTCGGGATCTAATCGCTGCAGGAATTCGCGAACTCGACTATCAAACTGATATAAAAAATGAGAACGAGTGGTTGTGTGAAGACGATGCCTGGCACATCGTTGTTGCTCCACACGAATTTTTTTATTTAGGTGATCGTGCAAATTCGGAAAACGAAATACTTCCGGGAAAATTGATACTCGTGAACACGGAACAGCCATCCACAAACTGGTTTTCGCTCGCAGAAGATTATTTTCCGACGGCTCGATTTATTTGGGACATTAATTACGATTCGGCAAGCCGGATTTCAAAGCAAGATTTGCAATGCAAATTTTTACCGCTTGGTTTTGTAGATGGTTGTTACCTTTTTCAGGAAGTTAAACACTTACCTGAAAATTACACCACTTGTTTTTTAAAGAAAGAGGTTAAAAATAATTCTTTCTTTAACCAATCGTTTATTAAACGACCGATTGATATATCGTTTGTAGGGGCATTAACACCCAGACGGGATGAATTTTTTGCCAAAGCTGCGTCGGTTATCTCTAACTATCATTCGTATATTCATTTTTCAGACGGGTTGGCTGCACCGGTTGTTCCTGGCTTGACGACTCATATGAATACAGAGATAGTATTAGGATTGATGCAGAGGTCTAAAATTATGCTTAACATTCACCATGGCGCAGACAAATATTTCGAATGGCATCGGATCGTGTTACTCGGAATAGCACAAAAAACTCTTGTAATATCGGAGCCAAGTTTATCGTCGCCAATCTTTCTGCCAGGTATTCATTATGTTGAATCCAAACTAAAAGACATACCAGAGAAAATAAAATATTATCTTTCCACTCCGTCAGGAATTAAAGAAGCTGAAGAAATTATAGAAAGAGGATATAAAAAGTTTACGGAAGAATGCCGGCTAACTACTTTTCTTCAGCCATTAGTTCATCGTTTGTATATTACTAAACCACAATAA
- a CDS encoding glycosyltransferase family A protein has protein sequence MDAGKEKNLYEIFSQKVNGGETPLVTVIITLYNYQSFISTCLDSLKNQTIDKLNLVIVDDCSKDQSLKKANKWLDENGIRFNDYVLARHTINRGLAVSRNTAISLARTKYVFILDADNLLYPRCLESLVDALENCDASFAYSYLEEFGDGNRLKNTKPWNSSTLGIVSTIDAMVLLRKNVLDKVNGYSIMPVMGWEDYELWFKIARIKGWGVQVPEILARYRVHRTSMLNTITNPNVEKLWNYLKENYPEYF, from the coding sequence ATGGACGCAGGCAAAGAAAAGAATTTATACGAAATATTTTCTCAAAAAGTTAACGGAGGCGAAACTCCACTCGTTACGGTTATTATAACTTTGTATAATTATCAAAGTTTTATTTCTACTTGTTTGGACTCGCTAAAAAATCAGACTATAGATAAATTGAACCTTGTCATAGTTGACGATTGCTCGAAGGATCAATCTTTGAAAAAAGCAAATAAATGGTTGGATGAAAATGGGATTAGGTTCAACGATTATGTTCTTGCTCGGCATACAATAAATCGCGGGCTTGCCGTCTCACGCAATACAGCAATATCGCTTGCTCGAACAAAGTATGTTTTTATACTCGACGCTGACAACTTGCTTTATCCACGATGTTTAGAAAGTCTTGTCGATGCATTAGAAAACTGTGATGCGAGCTTTGCTTATTCTTACTTAGAAGAATTCGGAGATGGCAATCGACTGAAAAACACGAAACCATGGAATTCATCGACTTTAGGTATTGTAAGCACAATAGATGCGATGGTCCTTCTGCGAAAAAATGTATTGGATAAAGTGAATGGGTATTCTATAATGCCGGTTATGGGGTGGGAAGATTATGAACTGTGGTTTAAGATAGCAAGAATAAAAGGATGGGGAGTGCAGGTTCCCGAGATTCTTGCTCGTTATCGTGTCCATAGAACTTCGATGTTAAATACAATAACTAATCCAAATGTTGAAAAGCTTTGGAATTATCTTAAAGAAAATTACCCGGAATATTTTTGA